From Schizosaccharomyces pombe strain 972h- genome assembly, chromosome: II, the proteins below share one genomic window:
- the ppk30 gene encoding Ark1/Prk1 family protein kinase Ppk30, whose protein sequence is MTEVYSKAPATVGQVKLSNNGTSNKAYSVPKSPAPVRTDLFSKIPAGTKIQVGSHSVIIQRYLSEGGFSHVYLALLENEKPFVLKRIYVPDKTALQLVHGEIETMKRLKGHRHIVNYIDSSALYSKSENRYEVYLLMEFCAGGGLIDFMNTRLQHRLTEGEILKILADVCDAVAAMHYLDPPLIHRDLKIENVLLVAPNSYKLCDFGSACEPLAPATTPDTIMFLEQNIAAYTTPQYRAPEMIDINRRQGIDEKSDIWAIGVLAYKLCYYTTPFEQVGNSAILKASFSFPPFPRYSDRMKRFIATCLQEQPSHRPNIYQTLKEIMEMQGTPLKLPDVYGGVNASTYNPPRAPLQRTPSGSLTPLSSRPAHTSLPPIPTVQTTSSNVPPVNRPSLKSKSPSVSNILSNQLSPISSANNDVMARLQPKSPIPATKSYSATIQTPRSPSLRRADSTSHIIKVPHLPDTSVKTAKTGASEIDVLSRYPSVEEIDKITDKIEVSKPLRNSGPLAFKPFEKISANKQTDLLQNKPEALLDLENRFLPKPSPKPSEFSSSVGSKQNLSMDIPSVQNVSTKQKSTNDTDNSKLKINKPLTGGYAPLPSRPNRMNHSVLNEKSNKEFVRGPRVLPPIEVSSSKMAGLDIRKEPFTPAVPSAKSGLKKDQSSEVANKDVVSKNKDNIAILADREARPQLLLDDNNDSSSSSSEHLISFNNHTGNKILSRQTTSSSIDSNNVQSNIEFLKGLNATHARSTSQVSHTQRLQQSISTSLERVKSNTKKESNSPRQVSKLKRPIGASNKILSGKFGEAFKKFEFGGEKMSRRRKSETKKNLVSILPDTEVDEYPKASNEWIVESEELPQVHETINQYRKSCETQRSRKSHEGSNDLERQPSSPDTVHPGIKRSHFIRERVKQLLSDANKHHQSPSDSETDRTPDSSSIHLPHIERLNLFHTKSESLE, encoded by the coding sequence ATGACAGAAGTCTACTCGAAAGCACCGGCTACCGTAGGCCAAGTCAAATTATCAAACAATGGAACTTCTAATAAAGCCTACTCAGTTCCGAAATCTCCAGCTCCGGTAAGGACTGATTTGTTTAGTAAGATTCCAGCTGGTACTAAAATTCAAGTTGGCTCACACAGTGTCATTATCCAGCGCTACCTCAGTGAAGGCGGATTTTCTCATGTTTATCTTGCTTTATTGGAAAATGAGAAACCCTTTGTTTTAAAACGTATATATGTCCCTGATAAAACTGCTTTACAACTTGTTCATGGAGAAATTGAGACGATGAAGCGGCTAAAAGGTCATCGTCATATAGTTAATTATATCGATTCAAGTGCACTTTATTCCAAATCAGAAAATCGTTATGAAGTCTACTTGCTTATGGAGTTTTGTGCTGGTGGTGGTCTGATTGACTTTATGAATACTCGGTTGCAACATCGGTTAACTGAAGGcgaaatattaaaaattctagCAGACGTTTGTGATGCTGTAGCCGCTATGCACTACTTAGATCCCCCTTTAATCCATagagatttaaaaattgaaaatgttttgttGGTGGCTCCGAATTCTTACAAGCTTTGTGATTTTGGAAGTGCATGTGAACCATTGGCCCCAGCTACAACGCCCGACACaataatgtttttagaGCAAAATATTGCTGCTTATACTACACCCCAGTACCGAGCTCCTGAAATGATTGATATTAATAGAAGGCAAGGAATAGACGAAAAAAGTGATATATGGGCTATTGGTGTTCTTGCATATAAGCTATGCTATTATACAACACCTTTTGAACAGGTTGGTAATAGTGCAATACTTAAGgcttctttctcttttccaCCCTTTCCACGATATAGTGATAGGATGAAGCGTTTCATAGCCACATGCCTTCAAGAACAACCTTCCCATCGTCCAAATATTTACCaaactttgaaagaaattatgGAAATGCAAGGTACACCTCTGAAACTTCCTGATGTATATGGTGGGGTCAATGCCTCAACTTACAATCCTCCAAGAGCTCCTCTTCAGCGAACTCCTTCAGGAAGCCTTACTCCGCTGAGTTCTCGTCCAGCACATACGTCTCTTCCTCCTATTCCAACTGTGCAAACGACTTCTTCAAATGTACCCCCGGTGAATCGCCCATCTTTAAAGTCAAAATCTCCTTCTGTTTCTAACATCCTTTCAAATCAGTTAAGTCCTATTTCTTCTGCTAACAATGATGTGATGGCGCGGTTGCAACCAAAATCTCCAATCCCTGCAACAAAAAGCTACTCTGCAACAATTCAGACGCCCCGTTCTCCTTCTTTACGAAGGGCTGATAGCACATCTCATATTATAAAAGTTCCTCATTTACCCGACACATCTGTGAAAACTGCTAAAACCGGGGCATCTGAAATTGATGTTCTTAGTCGGTATCCTAGCGtggaagaaattgataaaattacTGACAAAATTGAGGTTAGTAAACCACTTCGCAACAGTGGGCCTCTAGCTTTCAAGccttttgaaaagatttCTGCGAACAAACAGACTGATTTATTACAGAATAAACCTGAAGCCCTCCTAGATTTAGAGAATCGGTTTTTACCTAAACCATCTCCTAAACCATCCGAATTCAGTTCGTCTGTGGGATCTAAGCAAAACTTGTCAATGGATATTCCTTCAGTTCAAAATGTTTCGACAAAACAGAAGTCTACAAATGACACAGATAATagcaaattgaaaataaataagccTTTAACTGGGGGATATGCACCTCTACCATCACGTCCGAATCGAATGAATCATAGcgttttaaatgaaaaatctAACAAGGAGTTTGTACGAGGACCAAGAGTACTTCCGCCAATAGAAGTTTCTTCCTCTAAGATGGCTGGACTGGATATTAGAAAAGAGCCTTTTACACCTGCTGTTCCTAGCGCAAAATCAGGTTTAAAGAAAGACCAATCTAGTGAGGTTGCAAATAAAGATGTTGTATCGAAAAACAAGGATAACATAGCTATACTGGCTGATAGAGAAGCACGTCCCCAACTCCTTCTTGACGATAACAATGACTCTAGCTCCTCCTCGAGCGAGCATCTCATATCGTTTAATAATCATACGggaaacaaaatattatcaAGGCAGACAACATCATCAAGCATCGATAGTAATAATGTTCAATCGAATATCGAGTTTTTGAAAGGATTGAATGCTACTCATGCTCGTTCAACATCTCAGGTATCGCATACACAAAGATTACAGCAGTCAATTTCAACCAGCTTAGAAAGAGTTAAGAGCAATACCAAAAAGGAGTCTAATAGTCCTCGTCAGGTGTCTAAATTGAAGCGCCCCATCGGTGCTTCTAATAAAATTCTCTCTGGTAAATTCGGTGAAGCATTCAAAAAGTTTGAGTTTGGTGGGGAGAAGATGTCACGGAGACGCAAAAGTGAAactaaaaagaatttagtATCGATTTTACCTGACACTGAGGTCGACGAGTATCCTAAGGCTTCAAATGAATGGATAGTTGAAAGTGAAGAACTTCCCCAAGTACATGAAACTATCAATCAGTATCGAAAGTCTTGTGAAACACAAAGATCACGTAAATCGCATGAAGGAAGCAATGATCTAGAACGTCAACCATCTTCGCCAGATACTGTGCATCCGGGAATCAAGCGATCTCACTTTATTCGAGAGCGTGTGAAACAATTACTCTCTGATGCTAATAAACACCATCAATCACCATCTGACTCAGAAACAGATAGAACACCTGATTCGAGTTCTATTCATTTACCACACATTGAGCGTCTAAACCTTTTCCATACCAAATCTGAAAGCTTGGAGTAA
- the pal2 gene encoding pal1 family early clathrin mediated endocytosis factor, meiosis specific Pal2, with product MGKNNPFVHSNANFPPLQTHNFEDIPEKGYTIFSSPRIDVFNEERPHSGINLNQYQHHEDDAELQSNNPFLNKDSGVDLLKLHSRSNSRIYEAKPKRVIKPKIAIIECNEMAENPPFWNQNKAFERKVSSKESFNMLGYDKIDKLDSSNSYLGDFGVHHDGPFDPCSKHRNLDAATSPIAAFSSQSEANSLPAFLLPNNSKGVEKSEENEDGVTDNDSSNVNSSTNESPNPTDINVCSNDDATDNTENNLKKKASFIYRLRKHLKRNSIETE from the exons ATGGGGAAAAACAATCCTTTTGTGCACTCGAATGCAAATTTCCCGCCGCTCCAAACTCATAACTTTGAAGACATTCCAGAAAAAGGGTACACAATC TTTAGCTCCCCAAGAATTGACGTTTTTAACGAAGAACGACCGCATTCCGGCATAAATCTGAATCAATATCAACATCATGAAGACGATGCAGAACTACAATCAAATaatccatttttaaataaagatagTGGGGTTGACCTGCTGAAATTGCATTCTCGTAGCAATTCTAGAATATATGAAGCGAAACCAAAGAGGGTGAtcaaaccaaaaattgcaataatAGAATGTAACGAAATGGCCGAAAATCCTCCATTTTGGAACCAGAACAAGGCATTCGAGCGAAAAGTATCTTCCAAAGAGAGTTTTAACATGCTAGGCTATGACAAAATAGACAAGCTGGACTCTTCGAATTCATACCTAGGAGATTTCG GGGTTCACCATGATGGCCCATTTGACCCGTGTTCTAAGCATCGAAATCTTGATGCTGCCACTAGCCCAATAGCTGCATTTTCAAGTCAGAGCGAAGCAAATTCATTACCAGCATTTTTACTTCCTAATAACTCAAAGGGTGTTGAAAAAtctgaagaaaatgagGACGGTGTGACGGACAACGATTCTTCAAACGTAAATTCATCAACAAATGAATCTCCAAACCCTACAGACATTAATGTATGCAGCAACGATGATGCGACTGACAATAcggaaaataatttaaagaaaaaagcatcTTTTATCTATCGTTTGCGCAAGCATTTGAAGCGTAATTCCATTGAAACCGAATGA
- the mde4 gene encoding microtubule-site clamp monopolin complex subunit Mde4, which produces MSTISTSTDSKLDNLGLSVTSRRNQILFYLSKALNLAHLLRSDSLQKSFLDALKQSATDSELLHKNLDEIKFLQNEKLNNEKLLEQEQNEANDYRLKVERLEHKISDYVQEINSLNSQLQIQKSNPEKHEDAVSQNRLRGSLDTVSSPSKTHKANKDEKATRLHLIIANLKKALKEKDAEVLNLQSHVSSKESELDRFKIKLETEESNWKVRLQVLESKLATQDRKLRMQKKSTERKSLLVSPRVSSPKLFSPSKQAIMGTRQPNATSGSPLSVTPFLQKTSTSIGLSSSPPQSSPSAQSSQPFSRDKYPHSMTVSPSNARYLKKHLDDTIPSNVSDINHNDHLKIPQSPSSLSPSKIPIRKKRKLKDTVSNCEFTEEDSESSFLLETIQPTKSTLRRSISPLKKRNDEINELKKGFTMKK; this is translated from the coding sequence ATGAGTACCATTTCCACGTCTACTGATTCAAAACTTGATAATTTAGGATTAAGTGTTACTAGTCGTCGCAATCAGATTTTATTCTATCTTTCAAAAGCACTGAACTTAGCTCATTTACTTCGCTCGGattctttacaaaaatcatttttggACGCACTTAAGCAATCCGCTACTGATTCCGAATTGCTACATAAAAACCTCGACGAAATTAAATTCCtgcaaaatgaaaaactCAACAACGAGAAATTATTAGAACAAGAACAAAATGAAGCAAATGATTACAGGTTGAAAGTCGAACGGCTGGAGCACAAAATCTCGGATTATGTGCAGGAAATTAACTCCTTGAATTCCCAGTTGCAAATCCAAAAATCTAACCCTGAAAAACATGAGGATGCAGTGTCTCAAAATAGGTTACGAGGTTCCTTAGATACGGTTTCTTCTCCTTCAAAAACCCACAAAGCTAacaaagatgaaaaagcTACAAGACTTCATTTGATTATtgcaaatttgaaaaaagctttaaaagaaaaagacgctgaagttttaaatcttcaatCACATGTATCTTCGAAGGAGTCTGAGCTTGATAGATTTAAGATTAAACTGGAAACAGAAGAGTCCAACTGGAAGGTTCGATTGCAAGTCCTTGAGTCGAAACTGGCTACCCAGGATAGGAAGCTGAGGatgcaaaaaaagagtaCTGAGAGAAAGAGTTTACTTGTTTCTCCTCGTGTTTCGTCCCCAAAACTTTTTTCCCCTTCGAAACAGGCAATTATGGGTACTCGACAACCAAATGCAACTTCAGGATCCCCCTTGAGCGTTACcccttttcttcaaaaaacttCTACTTCTATAGGGCTATCTTCTAGTCCGCCTCAATCATCGCCATCAGCTCAGTCCTCACAGCCTTTTTCGCGTGACAAGTATCCCCACTCCATGACCGTAAGCCCATCCAATGCTCGTTATCTTAAAAAACACTTAGACGATACCATCCCTTCAAATGTAAGTGATATTAATCATAATGATCACTTAAAAATACCACAATCCCCATCATCATTGAGTCCTTCTAAGATTCCaatcagaaaaaaaagaaagttgaAGGATACTGTTTCTAACTGTGAATTTACAGAAGAAGATAGCGAATCTAGCTTTCTATTAGAGACAATACAACCTACTAAAAGTACATTACGACGCTCAATAAGTccgttaaaaaaaagaaatgatgagataaatgaattgaagaaaggatttacaatgaaaaaataa
- the atg7 gene encoding E1 Atg8 and Atg12 E1 activating enzyme Atg7: MFVGKALQFQSFHSSIDATFWHQLSNYKVEKQKLDASPLTIHGKFNTYSRGNISIVFGEAPSNSNIKDCLAEGTLLNANTPQEFTNADVKKIREEIGEVLLNSIKNGVVSERPNELLRFLIFSYADIKAYKYHYWCLFPSFKETPHWIVKDLSPAESLIPSGPILSQIREFLSTADYYQRPFFLLIKSTLDEWTIAPLKELSHCVDKSLQFYLVAEDSVQLAEYPSWPVRNILAFAFIKFKLKVINLFLYRDGINSDTLSKSILIKVEADKDMILEAPLSIVGWERNGKGVLGPRVVNLSTVLDPFVLSESASTLNLSLMRWRLVPQLDLDRIQNSKCLLLGAGTLGCGVARNLLSWGVRHVTFVDYSTVSYSNPVRQSLFTFEDCKRKLPKAECAAQRLKEIYPNMFSTGYNISIPMLGHPIYEAGIEKTMHDYETLENLISTHDAIFLLTDTRESRWLPTVISTAMDKLLINSALGFDSWLVMRHGSVLQKENRLGCYFCNDIFAPSNSLVDRTLDQTCTVTRSGCANIATAIAVELFVSLLQHPNGHAAPVLNEDQTVLGELPHQIRGFLHNFSLMKISGMAYPQCSACSECIINEWNREKWMFVLRAINEPDYVEELCGLREVQALGEIAGTMEEWISDKESVIL, encoded by the exons ATGTTTGTTGGAAAGGCATTGCAGTTTCAGTCATTCCATTCCTCCATTGATGCTACGTTTTGGCATCAATTGAGCAATTACAAAGtcgaaaagcaaaaattagACGCGTCACCTTTAACTATTCATGGTAAATTTAATACATATTCAAGAGGAAATATATCAATTGTATTTGGAGAAGCGCCATCAAACAG TAATATCAAAGACTGTTTAGCCGAGGGTACACTGTTAAATGCCAATACTCCTCAAGAATTTACTAACGCTGAcgtgaaaaaaattcgagAGGAAATTGGTGAAGTT ttattaaattcaattaaaaacgGAGTTGTTTCTGAAAGGCCTAATGAATTACTTAGATttcttatattttcttaCGCCGACATAAAAGCTTACAAATACCATTATTGGTGCTTATTTCCTTCGTTTAAAGAAACTCCTCACTGGATTGTAAAAGACTTATCACCAGCTGAATCGCTAATACCTTCAGGTCCAATTTTATCTCAAATTCGTGAATTCTTGTCTACAGCTGATTACTATCAACGcccttttttcttattaataaaatcaacATTAGATGAATGGACTATTGCACCTCTGAAGGAGCTTTCCCACTGTGTGGACAAGTCGCTTCAG TTTTATCTCGTTGCAGAAGATTCTGTTCAATTGGCAGAATATCCATCTTGGCCAGTCAGGAATATCCTCGCTTTTGCATTTATTAAGTTTAAATTGAAAGtgattaatttatttctatatCGCGATGGGATTAATTCTGATACGCTGTCGAAAAGCATACTAATAAAAGTTGAAGCAGATAAGGATATGATTCTTGAAGCACCCCTTTCAATCGTTGGATGGgaaagaaatggaaaaggCGTTTTAGGTCCCCGGGTCGTTAATTTGTCTACGGTCCTTGATCCTTTTGTATTGTCTGAATCTGCTTCAACGTTAAACCTAAGCTTGATGAGATGGAGACTAGTGCCGCAATTAGATCTCGATCGTATTCAAAACTCAAAATGTTTACTTCTGGGGGCCGGTACTCTGGGTTGTGGAGTGGCAAGGAATTTGCTg TCGTGGGGGGTGAGACATGTTACATTTGTGGATTACTCTACTGTCTCCTACTCAAATCCTGTCCGCCAgtcattgtttacatttgaAGATTGCAAACGAAAGTTGCCAAAGGCAGAGTGTGCGGCGCAACGGCTTAAGGAGATATACCCGAATATg TTTTCAACGGGATATAACATCAGCATACCAATGCTTGGACACCCTATATATGAAGCTGGCATTGAGAAAACTATGCATGATTACGAAACTCTTGAGAACCTTATTTCCACTCACGATGCGATATTCTTGTTGACCGATACAAGGGAATCACGTTGGCTTCCGACAGTCATATCAACTGCCATGGACAAGTTGTTGATCAATTCAGCATTAGGATTTGACAGCTGGCTGGTCATGAGACATGGTAGtgttttacaaaaagaGAATCGCTTAGGttgttatttttgtaatgaCATATTTGCGCCTTCAAACTCACTAGTTGACCGTACACTTGATCAGACCTGCACAGTAACACGATCAGGATGTGCTAACATTGCTACAGCAATAGCAGTAGAGTTATTTGTTAGCTTGCTGCAGCACCCCAATGG ACATGCTGCACCTGTCTTAAATGAAGATCAAACTGTGTTAGGTGAACTTCCCCATCAAATTCGAGGGTTCTTGCATAATTTTAGCctaatgaaaatttcagGGATGGCTTATCCTCAGTGTTCAGCTTGCAGTGAATGTATTATAAATGAATGGAACAGAGAGAAATGGATGTTTGTTTTACGAGCCATTAATGAACCGGACTATGTTGAAGAATTATGTGGATTAAGAGAAGTACAAGCATTAGGTGAAATTGCTGGCACAATGGAAGAATGGATTAGTGATAAAGAAAGTGTGATTCTTTAA
- the ubp14 gene encoding ubiquitin hydrolase Ubp14 produces MSCPHLTETNVVIPDNSQVIYREECVRCFNSQDEEGGIDLCLTCFQSGCGETGLKHSLVHFEQTLHPIVVTIARQPKQKINDEPPQKITKLEIREDSDEDLYDYFYVPKCLVCNIILDIQDPLLSLSLEAMKNATKASNKSQLTAWENELTTCDHIINLPENETYVTNLDNATCSKCDLAENLWMCLTCGALSCGRKQYGGGGGNGHALSHYDDTGHPLAVKLKSISPDGQADIYCYSCDEERIDPNIKTHMLNFGIDIAKLNKTEKSLAELQLEQNLNWDFGASEEDDASKRLFGPGLTGLKNLGNSCYLASTMQSLFSIKEFAIHELNLFNTYNSVCQTPTTDLQCQLGKLADGLVSGKFSKPSKIGLLNNPSSSILPYQDGLRPFMFKDVVGQGHSEFGTSQQQDAYEFLLYLLGKIRKSSIAKTDITKIFDFETEQKLSCLSCKRVRYSSFSSQGLTLTVPRVKIGEIEGEQIYEEVSIDQCLDATIQPDQMEYTCEACKSKLGATTTTAMKSFPKVLILQANRFDLQGYQVKKLSIPIIVNEDGIYNFDRLMAKDHPNDEDYLPEKTETIEWNQSAIEQLQAMGFPLVRCQRALLATGNSDTETAMNWLFEHMEDPEIDKPIEVSELLPKADSSVSEENVQSLCEFGFTVAQARKGLLESNNNIERAVDWILNHPDESFEEPPLEGSDSSIKNENMGSWESTNVPVNYNLKAIISHKGSSAHAGHYVAFIRKEIDGKQQWVLFNDEKVLQVASLEEAKTTGYVYLFERLD; encoded by the exons ATGTCGTGTCCGCACCTCACAGAGACAAACGTTGTAATCCCAGATAATTCTCAGGTAATATATCGTGAAGAATGCGTCCGTTGCTTTAATTCGCAg GATGAAGAAGGTGGAATTGATTTATGCTTAACCTGTTTTCAATCTGGATGTGGGGAAACTGGGTTAAAACACTCACTTGTCCATTTTGAACAAACTTTGCACCCAATTGTGGTCACCATTGCCAGGCAACctaagcaaaaaattaatgatgAGCCTCCCCAAAAAATTACGAAACTTGAGATCAGAGAAGATAGTGATGAAGATTTAtatgattatttttatgtCCCTAAGTGTTTGGTctgtaatataatattagATATACAGGATCCCTTACTTTCGTTATCATTAGAGGCAATGAAAAATGCTACCAAGGCATCAAACAAAAGTCAATTAACTGCATGGGAAAATGAATTAACTACTTGTGAtcatataataaatttaccAGAAAATGAAACTTACGTCACAAATTTGGACAATGCTACATGTTCAAAATGTGATCTTGCAGAAAATCTATGGATGTGTTTAACATGTGGCGCATTAAGCTGTGGAAGAAAACAGTACGGAGGAGGTGGTGGGAATGGGCACGCCCTTTCTCATTATGATGATACAGGACATCCGCTTGCAGTTAAACTCAAAAGCATTTCACCTGATGGTCAGGCTGATATATATTGTTATAGTTGCGATGAGGAAAGAATTGACCCAAATATAAAGACACATATGCTAAATTTCGGCATCGATATCGCCAAGTTGAACAAAACTGAAAAATCTTTGGCTGAACTACAATTAgagcaaaatttaaattggGATTTTGGTGCCTCCGAAGAGGATGACGCTTCAAAAAGATTGTTTGGACCAGGATTAACTGGTCTTAAAAATCTTGGTAATAGCTGTTATCTGGCCTCAACTATGCAGTCGTTGTTTTCTATTAAGGAATTTGCTATTCACGAATTAAACCTTTTCAACACTTATAATTCTGTTTGTCAAACCCCCACTACAGATTTGCAATGTCAACTTGGTAAACTAGCTGATGGTTTAGTAAGTGGGAAATTTTCTAAACCTAGCAAAATTGGTTTACTCAATAATCCTTCTTCATCGATTCTTCCTTACCAAGATGGTTTGAGGCCTTTTATGTTCAAAGATGTTGTGGGACAAGGGCATTCTGAATTTGGAACTTCTCAACAGCAAGATGCTTATGAgtttttattgtatttgCTGGGGAAAATACGGAAATCTAGTATTGCGAAAACTGACATTACTAAGATTTTTGACTTTGAAACGGAGCAAAAATTATCTTGTCTTTCCTGTAAACGCGTTCGctattcttctttctcttctcAGGGATTGACTTTGACAGTTCCGCGTGTTAAAATTGGTGAAATTGAGGGTGAGCAAATTTATGAAGAAGTCTCAATAGACCAATGTTTAGATGCAACTATACAACCAGACCAAATGGAGTATACTTGTGAAGCTTGTAAAAGTAAACTAGGAGCTACAACTACTACTGCCATGAAGTCGTTCCCGAAAGTCTTGATCCTACAAGCCAACCGGTTTGATTTACAGGGATATCAAGTTAAGAAATTAAGCATCCCTATAATAGTTAATGAAGACGGAATTTATAATTTCGATCGCTTAATGGCTAAGGACCACCCAAATGACGAAGATTATCTTCCTGAAAAGACAGAGACCATTGAATGGAACCAAAGTGCTATTGAACAGCTTCAAGCTATGGGATTTCCTTTAGTCAGATGCCAACGAGCATTACTCGCTACTGGAAATTCTGATACTGAAACTGCCATGAACTGGCTATTTGAACATATGGAGGACCCTGAAATTGACAAACCTATTGAAGTTTCTGAATTACTGCCCAAAGCAGACTCAAGTGTTTCAGAAGAAAATGTTCAATCATTATGTGAATTCGGCTTTACTGTTGCACAAGCACGAAAAGGATTGCTTGAATCTAACAATAATATTGAGCGCGCAGTTGATTGGATTTTAAATCATCCGGATGAAAGTTTTGAAGAACCACCACTTGAAGGATCAGattcttcaataaaaaatgaaaatatggGTAGTTGGGAATCGACAAACGTTCCAGTCAACTACAATTTAAAGGCCATAATAAGCCATAAGGGCTCAAGTGCGCATGCCGGTCATTATGTAGCATTTATACGCAAAGAGATAGATGGAAAGCAGCAATGGGTTTTGtttaatgatgaaaagGTGCTTCAAGTTGCCTCCTTGGAAGAAGCAAAAACTACCGGATATGTCtatctttttgaaaggCTAGATTGA